In Aspergillus fumigatus Af293 chromosome 6, whole genome shotgun sequence, the genomic window GCAATTGTCCCCTGCCTCAGCAGCACGCACATTGATTCACGATCTAACTCTACCTCCTGTGGCCAATCTGGACATTCCCCCGTCGCCTCCTGGCTCACCCGAGCCTATGGCTAATGCGAAGTTTACCCATTTTCTGTCATTGAAAAAGCAAGGTACACATTTTAATGAGAAGTTAGCAAATTCGTCGTCACTCAGAAATCCCAGTCTCCTACCAAAATTGATGGATCATGCAGGGATCGACGAACGAGCGCAATACAATACTTCTCTGCCTTCTGAATTATGGAACCCCTCTGGTTTACCGAGCTGGGGTTACAAGGAGGAACTGTTGAAGTCACAGAAAGAAAGTAACAACAAGTTTGAAGAAAGAGTGCGTACGGGACAGAGGGAAAGCATTGATTTCGTGCCTTCCGTTACCATGGACTCCAACACTACGTGATCTGTCTGTAAATGTACGTGTAAAATCAATTGGGAGAGGCAGGAATCTCTCAGACATCCAGAGTACATTGCAATGAAAGAGTAGCTAGGAGATCAGCGGGTCATTTTTAAGGTTCTTCCAGGAATAGAACCCTCGACATACGAGAATTATTtcatagatatatatattcactatTCTATTGTATTTATCTGAACCTCTTCTGATCTCATGATTTTAATGGTAGTTATGGTGAAGGACAACATGCTTTGAATGGATTGACGCTGTTTTGAGCAACGTCTAAGCCGCGTGATGTAAGGTGCTAACGTGACATAACCAGAGCTCCGTAAGCTCTCCTGCCTAGCTCGACCGAACCCTGCAATCATCGCATTACTGATATAACCGCCTTGCTCCTGCTAATAAGCTGCGCACCTCTTCTCCCTCCAATTTTTCATTCATTTCACCTTAACTAAATTTAGCTCGCAATTCTCTTGACAGAACCTCAAGTGCAGCTTTCAGTATGAATCATTTTCC contains:
- a CDS encoding HCNGP domain-containing protein — protein: MTSLLGLGAYHSSSEDEGEPKHSSQTSNIEQRDQGTEALETTGRITQTENTNDHNLTDEARSKAPSGPVMGPLHDEAPSSNKLPTELQLSPASAARTLIHDLTLPPVANLDIPPSPPGSPEPMANAKFTHFLSLKKQGTHFNEKLANSSSLRNPSLLPKLMDHAGIDERAQYNTSLPSELWNPSGLPSWGYKEELLKSQKESNNKFEERVRTGQRESIDFVPSVTMDSNTT